From Nocardia sp. XZ_19_385, the proteins below share one genomic window:
- a CDS encoding acyl-ACP desaturase, whose amino-acid sequence MTRDLTQLEILTELEPVAEENLNRHLSMTKDWHPHDYVPWDEGRNFAAMGGNDWDPEQSQLNEVAKAAMITNLLTEDNLPSYHRIISEAFDNGGAWRTWVGRWTAEENRHGIVMRDYLVVTRGVDPVALENDRMVHMTNGVHSPENWGGFLLNIAYVTFQELATRVSHRNTGKVCHDPIADRMLQRIAADENLHMIFYRNLCGAGLDLVPDQAIEAITIILENFVMPGYGMPNFRRNGALMAKHGIYDLRQHREEVVLPVLKKWNIFERNDFSARGEQARDRLGVYLEKLEQDVLKFEEQRDRLLAREAARGLQPVS is encoded by the coding sequence GTGACCAGGGACCTGACCCAGCTGGAAATCCTCACCGAACTCGAGCCGGTGGCCGAGGAAAACCTGAACCGGCACCTGTCCATGACCAAGGACTGGCATCCGCACGACTACGTCCCGTGGGACGAGGGCCGCAACTTCGCCGCGATGGGCGGAAACGATTGGGACCCTGAGCAATCCCAGCTGAACGAGGTCGCCAAGGCGGCCATGATCACGAACCTGCTCACCGAGGACAACCTGCCCTCCTACCACCGGATCATCTCCGAGGCCTTCGACAACGGCGGCGCGTGGCGCACCTGGGTCGGCCGCTGGACCGCCGAGGAGAACCGGCACGGCATCGTGATGCGCGACTACCTGGTGGTCACCCGCGGCGTGGATCCGGTCGCGCTGGAGAACGACCGCATGGTGCACATGACCAATGGCGTGCATTCCCCGGAGAATTGGGGCGGGTTCCTGCTCAACATCGCCTACGTCACCTTCCAGGAACTGGCCACCCGGGTCAGCCACCGCAACACCGGCAAGGTCTGTCACGACCCGATCGCCGACCGCATGCTGCAGCGCATCGCCGCCGACGAGAACCTGCACATGATCTTCTACCGCAACCTGTGCGGCGCCGGCCTGGATCTGGTGCCGGACCAGGCGATCGAGGCGATCACCATCATCCTGGAGAATTTCGTGATGCCCGGTTACGGCATGCCGAACTTCCGCCGCAACGGTGCGCTGATGGCCAAGCACGGCATCTACGACCTGCGCCAGCACCGCGAGGAAGTGGTGCTGCCGGTGCTGAAGAAGTGGAACATCTTCGAGCGCAACGACTTCAGCGCGCGCGGCGAACAGGCGCGGGACCGGCTCGGCGTCTATCTGGAGAAGCTGGAGCAGGACGTGCTCAAGTTCGAGGAACAGCGCGACCGTTTGCTGGCGCGTGAAGCGGCCCGCGGTTTGCAGCCGGTGTCTTAA
- a CDS encoding PH domain-containing protein → MGSPEEALAPDEQLILHRHPHWKMLFWPVVTLVLATAVAGFVGGLASRKVEGSARTVVLLVILALWIAILAWRSIAPMLAWKSTHFIVTDRRVLVRQGVLTHSGIDIPMSRISSVQFRHGLGDRLLGTGTLIIGSSSEEPLEFDDIPQVQEVHNLLYHQVFDEERHNGVGHRGP, encoded by the coding sequence ATGGGTTCCCCTGAGGAGGCGCTGGCACCGGATGAGCAGCTCATCCTGCATCGGCATCCGCATTGGAAGATGCTGTTCTGGCCCGTCGTGACGCTGGTCCTGGCCACCGCGGTCGCCGGATTCGTTGGGGGACTTGCCTCCCGGAAGGTCGAGGGTTCCGCGCGCACGGTGGTGCTGCTGGTGATCCTGGCGCTGTGGATCGCGATTCTGGCCTGGCGCAGTATCGCGCCCATGCTGGCGTGGAAGTCGACGCACTTCATCGTCACCGATCGCCGCGTGCTGGTGCGCCAGGGCGTGCTCACACACTCCGGCATCGATATCCCGATGAGCCGGATCTCGAGTGTGCAGTTCCGGCACGGGCTCGGCGACCGGCTGCTGGGCACCGGCACCCTGATCATCGGGTCCTCGTCGGAGGAGCCGCTGGAGTTCGACGACATCCCGCAGGTGCAGGAGGTGCACAATCTCCTCTATCACCAGGTATTCGATGAGGAGCGCCACAACGGCGTCGGGCATCGGGGACCGTAA
- a CDS encoding response regulator transcription factor, whose protein sequence is MTAVLLAEDDEAIAAPLSRALGREGYSVTVESFGPAVLQRALEGGHDLLILDLGLPGMDGLEVCRQVRARGADLAVLMLTARTDEVDFVVGLDAGADDYVGKPFRLAELLARVRALLRRSGIGDEAVEVGGIRLEPAARRVMVNGVEIGLANKEYELLKVLIDRAGQVVPRETILREVWGDAELRGSKTLDMHMSWLRRKIGDEGPMAERRIVTVRGVGFRLNTD, encoded by the coding sequence ATGACCGCCGTACTGCTGGCCGAGGACGACGAGGCCATCGCCGCACCGCTTTCCCGGGCGCTGGGACGTGAGGGGTACTCGGTCACCGTCGAGAGTTTCGGCCCCGCCGTACTGCAGCGCGCGCTGGAGGGCGGGCACGATCTGCTCATCCTCGATCTCGGGTTGCCGGGGATGGACGGGCTCGAGGTGTGCCGCCAGGTCCGTGCCCGCGGCGCCGATCTCGCCGTGCTGATGCTCACCGCGCGCACCGACGAGGTCGACTTTGTCGTCGGGCTGGACGCGGGCGCCGACGATTACGTGGGCAAACCGTTCCGGCTCGCCGAGTTGCTGGCCCGGGTGCGAGCCCTGTTGCGCCGCAGCGGAATCGGCGACGAAGCGGTCGAGGTCGGCGGGATCCGGCTGGAGCCGGCCGCGCGCCGGGTCATGGTCAACGGCGTCGAGATCGGCTTGGCCAACAAGGAATACGAACTGCTCAAGGTGCTGATCGACCGGGCCGGTCAGGTGGTGCCGCGCGAGACCATCCTGCGCGAGGTCTGGGGCGACGCGGAATTGCGCGGCTCCAAGACCTTGGACATGCACATGTCGTGGCTACGCCGCAAGATCGGCGACGAGGGACCGATGGCGGAGCGCCGCATCGTCACCGTGCGCGGTGTCGGTTTCCGGCTGAACACCGACTGA